The Nitrospirota bacterium genome has a window encoding:
- a CDS encoding universal stress protein: MKDFIKISKVLLCHDNGDISEMSAELALSIARTFKLPVLGLHGYNAVMHEGAFRIMEPTLPAEYQTEEILAKQREVHASLIRVGMEKISLSYLKPLEPIFRDAHVPFNPKVREGKNFKALLELINEEDSESLVVIGASGFNHTGDGFVGSVCLRVLRQCDNKNLLIVKNGKALEGADFVVALDGSSSAIYSLRVAAALAEKFKAKLHLLYVFDSALHNDLFKRLKDTLINDGGFKFNTKDQEKIHDEFIDKGLARVGHMILNKAEKDVFGNNSASHDTQPAYGAMHGFGLIGDNGNGAKKKTVLSGHIYKKICDYAKEVGASLIFTGKTGRHHALGIDIGSVCENVVRYSPCNVVVTRSEDFRGWQL; encoded by the coding sequence ATGAAGGATTTTATTAAAATCAGCAAAGTGCTCCTGTGCCATGACAATGGAGATATCTCTGAGATGTCAGCAGAGCTTGCGTTAAGTATAGCAAGGACATTTAAGTTGCCTGTGCTTGGCCTCCACGGCTACAACGCTGTTATGCACGAGGGTGCCTTTAGAATTATGGAGCCGACTTTACCTGCCGAGTACCAGACTGAAGAGATCCTTGCAAAACAAAGAGAGGTTCACGCAAGCCTTATTCGTGTCGGAATGGAAAAAATATCTCTTTCATATCTAAAGCCGCTTGAGCCGATATTTAGAGATGCTCATGTCCCGTTTAACCCAAAAGTGCGCGAGGGGAAAAACTTTAAAGCCCTCCTTGAGCTAATTAATGAGGAGGACTCAGAGAGCCTTGTAGTTATCGGTGCCTCCGGGTTTAATCACACCGGGGACGGTTTTGTAGGAAGCGTCTGCTTGAGGGTGCTCAGGCAGTGCGATAATAAAAATTTATTAATCGTTAAAAACGGCAAGGCATTAGAGGGCGCTGACTTTGTGGTCGCTTTAGATGGCAGCTCATCAGCTATTTATTCACTTAGGGTTGCCGCCGCTTTGGCAGAAAAATTTAAGGCAAAACTCCACCTCCTCTATGTCTTTGACTCAGCCCTCCATAATGATTTGTTTAAACGGTTAAAAGACACTTTAATTAATGATGGCGGGTTTAAATTTAATACAAAAGATCAAGAGAAAATCCACGATGAATTTATTGATAAAGGCCTTGCACGAGTTGGACACATGATATTGAATAAGGCTGAAAAGGATGTGTTTGGTAACAACAGCGCATCCCATGACACACAACCCGCTTACGGAGCGATGCACGGTTTTGGCCTTATAGGTGACAACGGTAACGGTGCAAAAAAGAAAACAGTACTCTCAGGGCATATATACAAAAAGATTTGCGATTATGCCAAAGAGGTGGGGGCGTCGTTGATTTTTACTGGGAAAACCGGACGCCATCACGCTCTTGGTATTGACATCGGCTCGGTTTGTGAAAACGTTGTGCGTTACAGTCCGTGTAACGTGGTGGTCACACGGAGTGAGGACTTCAGGGGTTGGCAGCTTTAG
- a CDS encoding radical SAM protein, which translates to MAALEHKPYIVSWNLTHGCNLSCPHCYMDAGCRSAGELTTAQAKEVVDALALVNPAMMIVLTGGEPLLRDDICDIVGYCSDAGFITVLGTNGTLLNKEKLVQLQRAGLKGIGVSIDSTKPESHNAFRNFKGAWELSIECLKAAKELSIETQLDVTLTDENYTEIGDFTELAVSLGARALNFFFLVCTGRAMRTFISVQHYDAAIQELVGRSKTETRTMVRARCAPHIYRVLHEDGVRLPEGTRGCLAGRSYMRIDPVGNVTPCPYMEESVGNVKDTSIEKLWADSQKLQTLRDGEYGGRCGRCEFTEICGGCRARARAEHGDFMAEDPLCLYEPQGKGKLTLTDESQSDIAWESAAKQRINRVPAFIKKMVIGAIEKKAREKGVKIITEAFVEEIKSRDFSTMHRPG; encoded by the coding sequence TTGGCAGCTTTAGAGCATAAGCCATACATTGTGTCCTGGAATTTGACGCACGGCTGTAATCTCTCCTGTCCGCACTGCTACATGGACGCAGGTTGCCGCAGCGCCGGGGAGCTTACAACAGCACAGGCAAAAGAGGTTGTAGATGCACTTGCCTTAGTTAATCCCGCCATGATGATAGTGTTAACTGGCGGAGAACCACTCCTCAGAGACGATATATGTGACATAGTGGGATACTGCTCGGATGCCGGTTTTATAACGGTGCTGGGCACAAACGGCACTCTGCTCAACAAAGAGAAACTGGTACAGTTGCAGCGTGCCGGTTTAAAAGGCATTGGGGTCAGCATTGATTCTACAAAGCCTGAAAGCCATAACGCGTTTCGTAATTTTAAGGGAGCATGGGAGCTTTCCATAGAGTGTTTAAAGGCTGCAAAAGAACTTTCTATAGAGACTCAATTGGATGTCACTCTTACTGATGAGAATTACACAGAAATAGGGGACTTTACGGAGCTTGCGGTAAGTTTAGGAGCAAGAGCGTTAAACTTCTTTTTCCTTGTCTGCACGGGGCGTGCCATGAGGACTTTTATTTCGGTTCAACACTATGACGCTGCAATACAGGAACTTGTTGGACGCTCTAAAACCGAGACACGGACAATGGTCAGGGCACGGTGTGCTCCTCACATCTACCGGGTGCTTCATGAGGATGGCGTGAGACTGCCTGAGGGCACGCGGGGCTGCCTTGCCGGGCGCTCCTACATGCGCATAGACCCTGTGGGAAACGTAACTCCCTGTCCGTATATGGAAGAGAGTGTTGGAAACGTTAAAGATACAAGCATAGAGAAACTGTGGGCAGACTCTCAAAAGCTGCAAACCCTGAGAGACGGGGAGTACGGAGGCAGATGCGGCAGATGCGAGTTTACGGAAATATGCGGCGGATGCAGGGCGAGGGCAAGGGCAGAGCACGGAGACTTTATGGCCGAGGACCCGCTCTGTCTTTATGAGCCTCAGGGAAAGGGGAAACTTACGCTAACAGATGAATCCCAATCCGATATAGCGTGGGAAAGCGCCGCTAAACAGAGAATAAACAGGGTGCCTGCTTTCATCAAAAAAATGGTCATTGGAGCCATTGAGAAAAAGGCAAGGGAAAAGGGAGTTAAAATAATCACAGAGGCATTTGTAGAGGAGATAAAATCACGTGATTTTTCAACAATGCACCGACCAGGGTAA
- a CDS encoding NAD-dependent epimerase has product MNDKVLVTGAAGFIGYHLCKRLLNDGKSVSGIDNMNDYYDVKLKEDRLSQLTRHSNFRFYKYDLTDRANIAKVFEEGFDTVVNLAAQAGVRYSLINPYSYVDTNITGFLNILEGCKNTAVKHLVFASSSSVYGANTLMPFSVTQNVDHPVSLYAATKKSNELMAHVYSSLYSLPTTGLRFFTVYGPWGRPDMALFLFTKAIIEGNPIKVFNFGNMNRDFTYIDDIIEGVIRVMEKVPEPSPAWSGENPDPSISYAPYKLYNIGNNKPIKLLNFIEIIEELLNKKAFKDFLPLQPGDVSSTYANIDALTQSFDFRPQTPIREGIKNFIYWYADYYCVSL; this is encoded by the coding sequence ATGAACGATAAGGTACTTGTAACAGGAGCGGCAGGATTTATCGGTTATCACTTATGCAAAAGACTCCTTAATGACGGGAAATCTGTCTCAGGTATAGATAATATGAATGATTACTACGATGTTAAGCTAAAAGAAGACCGCCTTAGCCAGTTAACCAGGCACAGTAATTTCAGGTTTTATAAATATGATTTGACTGACAGGGCAAACATTGCTAAGGTCTTTGAGGAGGGTTTTGATACGGTTGTAAATTTGGCTGCACAGGCAGGGGTCAGGTACTCCCTGATAAATCCATACTCTTATGTTGATACCAATATAACCGGATTTTTAAATATCCTTGAGGGCTGCAAAAATACAGCCGTAAAACACCTTGTGTTTGCCTCATCAAGCTCTGTCTATGGGGCTAACACACTGATGCCCTTTTCAGTCACCCAAAATGTTGACCACCCTGTGTCACTGTATGCTGCAACTAAGAAGTCAAACGAGCTTATGGCCCATGTTTACAGCAGCCTGTATAGTTTGCCAACCACAGGGCTAAGGTTTTTTACCGTCTATGGCCCCTGGGGACGCCCCGATATGGCACTTTTTCTCTTTACAAAGGCAATTATTGAGGGAAACCCTATAAAGGTTTTTAACTTTGGAAATATGAACCGCGATTTTACCTACATTGACGATATTATCGAGGGGGTAATAAGAGTGATGGAAAAGGTTCCTGAACCATCTCCGGCATGGAGCGGTGAAAATCCCGATCCCTCCATAAGTTATGCCCCTTACAAACTCTACAATATAGGTAATAATAAGCCCATCAAACTGCTGAATTTTATAGAAATCATTGAAGAGCTGTTAAACAAAAAAGCCTTTAAAGATTTCTTACCGCTTCAGCCCGGTGATGTGTCCTCAACATATGCCAATATTGACGCTCTTACACAGAGTTTTGATTTCAGGCCACAGACTCCAATTCGCGAGGGAATTAAAAATTTCATTTACTGGTATGCAGACTATTACTGTGTGAGCCTGTAG